One Mangrovimonas cancribranchiae DNA segment encodes these proteins:
- a CDS encoding CusA/CzcA family heavy metal efflux RND transporter, producing the protein MLEKIIKLSLNNKLIIFLLTAFIIGFGIFSLTQIPIGAVPDITNNQVQVITTSRNLSTQDVEQFITYPVELEMANLPGVEEIRSVSKFGLSVVTIVFEDDMGTFLPRQLIAEKIKSASEKIPEGFGSPEMGPITTGLGEIYQYILDVKPGYEDQYTTTELRTIQDWIVRRQLSGIPGVVEVNTWGGFLKQYEVAINPNKLNAMNISVSEIYNALEKNNSVAGGGYIEKSNEAYFIRGEGLVKNLKDIEQIVVKNQGAPIYIKDVATIGFGSATRFGAITGNGEGEKVLGQIMMLKDGNSKAIIDAVKERVASIQKTLPEGVYINGFLERSELIGKTTFTVSENLILGSLIVIFVVVLLLGNLRSGLVVASVIPLSLLFAISLMNIFGVDANLMSLGAIDFGIIIDGAVIIVEFIAFRIITQSDQLKTLAKDQKQAKINEITLKSASKMMNSAIFGQLIILIVFIPILSLSGVEGKMFKPMALTFSFALIGAMLLCLTYVPVVSSLFLKPKKPSDRNISVRLMKVLNSWYKPSIHWALYNKKTVVVLASILLALSVWIFSRMGGEFVPTLDEGDFVIQPVLKTGTSLGKTIETTTKIEQILLDNFPEVDQVVTRIGAAEVPTDPMSMEESDVIIKLKPKDEWVSAESKDELADKFKEALTVIPGMEVEFTQPIEMRFNELITGVRADVAIKIFGEDLSVLANKADEVKELIKDVEGASDIVIEKVEGLPQMSVKFNRSKIARYGLNISDVNQMISMGFAGGTVGSIFEGEKRFDLVMRLDKNNRKNLASLQNLYIDTPSGVKIPLSELADIQYTTGPAKISRDDTKRRIVVGINVRNRDLQSVVDDVRNILESNLQLPTGYNITYGGQFENLQSAKARLLVAVPVALALIFILLYFAFGSAKEALLVYSAIPLSAVGGVLLLWLRDLPFSISAGVGFIALFGIAVLNGIVLIEHFKELKEQGMDDIEERIKVGATDRLRPVLLTASAAALGFLPMAVSTNAGAEVQRPLATVVVGGLITATILTLIVLPVLYAWFETKKELKMNKTAIIGIIGFFFLTNVNAQSKLTIEETLRLAIENNAALKASNLKVDKSKAWVGSAFNFDKTSVYYSYDENNLAVNNEPLKVFGIAQDFKFPTIYFADKKANKAKVGLEETHNDLQLQQLQKAVYSNYYQLSYAKNKVKTYKYLDSLYQDFAKKSERRFELGETNYLEMITAKSKQKQLESLYKQALKKVAFSKEQLKSVVQVDTIDIVDQPLLQLELQSISTTDNLGLQYFESAKTYQNAIYSKEKQTLLPDISLEYFQGSNSQLNDNIQGYQLGLKIPLLFSGNASKIKASKIARDIIEQQEQDYKTKLEAKYQSLIATLEQHNEAINYYKSEGNALKEQIIKTATRTFKEGEIDFFQYIQSLENASEIELSYLKDLNAYNQTVIQINHLTLNIN; encoded by the coding sequence ATGTTAGAAAAAATCATAAAATTAAGCTTAAACAATAAGCTAATCATTTTCCTGTTAACAGCGTTTATTATTGGTTTCGGAATTTTCTCTTTAACCCAAATTCCTATTGGCGCTGTACCAGACATTACCAATAACCAAGTTCAAGTTATTACCACATCGCGCAACTTGTCCACACAAGATGTCGAGCAATTTATCACTTATCCTGTCGAGCTGGAAATGGCTAATTTGCCAGGCGTAGAAGAAATTAGATCCGTCTCAAAATTTGGGCTTTCTGTGGTTACCATTGTTTTTGAAGACGATATGGGCACCTTTCTTCCCAGACAACTTATTGCCGAGAAAATAAAATCGGCTTCCGAGAAAATCCCAGAAGGTTTTGGCTCTCCAGAAATGGGTCCAATTACCACAGGTTTAGGTGAAATTTACCAATACATTTTAGACGTAAAACCTGGTTACGAAGACCAATACACAACTACCGAATTACGTACCATTCAAGATTGGATTGTGAGACGCCAGCTATCTGGTATTCCTGGAGTTGTCGAAGTCAATACTTGGGGCGGTTTTTTAAAACAATACGAAGTTGCCATTAACCCAAACAAACTAAACGCTATGAATATTTCGGTGTCCGAAATTTACAATGCTTTAGAAAAAAACAATAGCGTAGCCGGTGGCGGATATATTGAAAAAAGCAACGAAGCCTATTTTATTCGTGGTGAAGGTTTGGTTAAAAACCTTAAAGATATTGAGCAAATCGTGGTAAAAAACCAAGGTGCTCCAATTTACATTAAAGATGTTGCTACTATTGGATTTGGTAGTGCAACACGTTTTGGTGCTATTACTGGTAATGGCGAAGGCGAAAAAGTACTCGGGCAAATTATGATGCTTAAAGACGGGAACTCCAAAGCTATTATCGACGCCGTAAAAGAACGCGTCGCCTCCATTCAAAAAACGCTACCAGAAGGTGTTTACATCAATGGGTTTTTAGAGCGTAGCGAACTGATTGGAAAAACGACATTTACCGTATCTGAAAACCTCATTTTAGGATCCCTAATCGTGATTTTTGTCGTGGTTTTATTATTGGGTAATTTACGTTCTGGATTAGTGGTTGCCTCGGTTATTCCGTTAAGTTTATTATTCGCGATTTCTCTAATGAATATTTTTGGTGTCGATGCCAATTTAATGAGTCTTGGAGCTATAGACTTTGGGATTATTATTGATGGTGCTGTTATTATTGTTGAGTTTATTGCTTTCAGAATTATTACACAAAGTGACCAACTAAAAACACTTGCAAAAGATCAAAAACAGGCCAAAATAAATGAAATCACTTTAAAAAGTGCTTCAAAAATGATGAATTCGGCCATTTTTGGACAACTTATCATCTTAATTGTATTTATTCCTATTTTATCTTTAAGCGGTGTAGAAGGCAAGATGTTTAAGCCTATGGCACTCACGTTTAGCTTTGCGTTAATTGGTGCAATGCTATTGTGCTTAACTTATGTACCAGTAGTATCTTCACTATTCTTAAAACCTAAAAAACCAAGTGATAGAAATATTTCGGTTAGATTAATGAAGGTCTTAAATAGTTGGTACAAACCGTCCATACATTGGGCTTTATACAACAAAAAAACGGTAGTCGTTTTAGCCAGCATCTTATTGGCTTTAAGCGTTTGGATATTTAGTAGAATGGGTGGCGAATTTGTACCCACATTAGACGAAGGCGATTTTGTAATTCAGCCCGTTTTAAAAACAGGAACATCTCTAGGAAAAACCATTGAAACAACCACTAAAATCGAACAAATTCTACTAGACAATTTCCCTGAAGTTGATCAAGTAGTCACGCGTATTGGCGCCGCCGAAGTACCAACAGACCCAATGTCTATGGAAGAAAGTGACGTCATAATAAAGCTAAAACCAAAAGACGAATGGGTTTCGGCAGAAAGTAAAGACGAATTGGCTGATAAATTTAAAGAAGCGCTTACTGTAATTCCTGGTATGGAAGTCGAGTTTACCCAACCCATAGAAATGCGTTTTAATGAGCTTATTACAGGAGTTAGAGCCGATGTGGCCATTAAAATTTTTGGTGAGGATTTATCAGTTTTAGCCAATAAAGCTGACGAAGTGAAAGAGTTGATTAAAGATGTTGAAGGCGCTTCGGATATTGTTATTGAAAAAGTGGAAGGCTTACCACAAATGAGCGTGAAATTCAACCGTAGTAAAATTGCGCGTTACGGACTTAATATTTCCGATGTTAATCAAATGATTTCAATGGGGTTTGCTGGCGGCACAGTAGGCAGTATTTTTGAAGGTGAAAAACGTTTTGATTTAGTGATGCGTTTAGATAAAAATAACCGAAAAAACCTAGCAAGCCTTCAAAATCTATATATCGATACACCTAGTGGTGTTAAAATTCCGCTTAGTGAATTGGCCGACATACAATATACAACTGGGCCAGCAAAAATTTCAAGAGACGACACCAAACGTCGCATAGTCGTTGGTATTAATGTGCGTAACCGGGATTTACAATCGGTAGTCGACGATGTGAGAAACATTCTTGAAAGCAACTTACAATTGCCTACAGGGTACAACATTACGTATGGTGGACAGTTTGAAAATCTACAAAGCGCCAAAGCGCGATTGCTTGTTGCTGTGCCAGTGGCATTGGCTTTAATATTTATCTTACTGTATTTTGCTTTTGGCTCTGCCAAAGAAGCCTTATTAGTGTATTCTGCCATCCCACTATCGGCTGTTGGTGGCGTCTTATTACTTTGGCTACGCGATTTACCGTTTAGTATTTCGGCTGGCGTAGGATTTATTGCACTTTTTGGAATTGCCGTGCTTAATGGCATTGTGCTTATTGAACATTTTAAAGAATTAAAAGAACAAGGTATGGACGATATTGAAGAACGCATAAAAGTGGGAGCTACTGATCGGTTAAGACCAGTATTGTTAACAGCTTCTGCTGCTGCACTTGGATTTTTACCTATGGCTGTATCTACCAATGCAGGTGCCGAAGTGCAACGTCCATTAGCTACGGTTGTTGTTGGTGGTCTTATTACCGCAACCATTTTAACTTTAATTGTCCTGCCCGTACTTTATGCGTGGTTTGAAACAAAAAAAGAATTAAAAATGAATAAAACAGCCATTATTGGCATTATAGGTTTCTTTTTTCTAACTAATGTCAATGCGCAATCAAAATTAACTATTGAGGAAACTTTAAGACTAGCTATTGAAAACAATGCAGCTTTAAAAGCCTCTAACCTAAAAGTAGATAAAAGTAAGGCTTGGGTTGGTAGTGCTTTTAATTTCGATAAAACATCTGTTTACTACAGTTACGACGAAAACAATCTAGCTGTAAACAACGAACCGCTTAAAGTTTTTGGTATTGCTCAAGATTTTAAATTCCCAACTATTTATTTTGCTGACAAAAAAGCCAATAAAGCCAAAGTTGGCTTGGAAGAAACTCATAATGATTTACAATTACAACAACTACAAAAGGCTGTTTATTCAAATTATTATCAATTAAGCTATGCGAAAAATAAAGTAAAAACCTATAAGTATTTAGACAGTTTGTATCAGGATTTTGCTAAAAAATCGGAGCGTCGTTTTGAATTAGGTGAAACTAATTATCTGGAAATGATTACCGCCAAATCCAAACAAAAACAGCTAGAATCCTTATACAAACAAGCCTTAAAAAAAGTCGCTTTTTCAAAAGAACAACTAAAAAGTGTCGTGCAAGTAGATACGATAGATATTGTGGACCAACCATTACTACAGTTAGAACTACAAAGTATCTCAACAACCGACAACCTTGGATTGCAATATTTTGAAAGCGCCAAAACGTATCAAAATGCTATATATAGTAAAGAAAAACAAACTCTCTTGCCCGATATTAGTTTGGAATATTTCCAAGGCTCTAACAGTCAATTAAACGACAATATTCAAGGCTATCAATTAGGGTTGAAAATTCCTTTATTGTTTTCTGGAAATGCCTCAAAAATAAAAGCATCTAAAATTGCGCGAGACATTATAGAACAGCAAGAACAGGATTATAAAACAAAACTAGAAGCTAAATACCAATCGCTTATTGCAACACTCGAGCAACACAACGAAGCTATTAATTATTATAAAAGTGAAGGAAATGCGCTAAAAGAACAAATTATTAAAACCGCAACGCGTACGTTTAAAGAAGGTGAAATTGACTTTTTTCAATACATACAAAGTCTTGAAAATGCTAGCGAGATTGAACTCTCTTACCTTAAAGACTTAAACGCTTACAATCAAACCGTAATACAAATCAACCACTTGACATTAAATATTAACTAA
- a CDS encoding NAD(P)/FAD-dependent oxidoreductase: MKDFIIIGAAQAGLSMAYHLKKNQKDFLIIDKEEEIGASWLNRWNSLKLFTPTEFNHLAGMPFPAPKGHYPDKYEVADYFKAYVKKFDFPVQLNTLAESIEKTNNHFVIKTNQGNLTCKEVIVATGPFHIPYTPMFHNKLSKDIFQIHSNYYKNPEQLQKGATLVVGGGDSGFQILDEISKNTSETTYFSGDTNIRTLPQEILGKTLWWWFTVTGFLSFSKNSWIGKKISKSKQPIIGTDVKSIINRDNVVPVGYTLDADDNTIKTSKKTLKDVKNIVWATGYKPNFNWIKNIELTNDGYPKHHRGISTTKGLYFIGLPWLHTRGSATLGGIKKDANYLAEKIL, from the coding sequence ATGAAAGATTTTATAATAATTGGTGCAGCTCAAGCTGGACTTTCTATGGCGTATCATTTAAAGAAAAATCAAAAAGATTTTTTAATCATAGATAAAGAAGAAGAAATTGGCGCCTCTTGGCTTAACCGCTGGAACTCATTAAAATTATTTACGCCAACCGAATTTAATCATCTTGCTGGAATGCCTTTTCCTGCTCCAAAAGGACATTATCCAGACAAATATGAAGTCGCAGATTATTTTAAAGCTTATGTAAAAAAGTTCGATTTTCCAGTACAATTAAACACCCTTGCTGAAAGCATTGAGAAAACAAACAATCATTTTGTTATAAAAACCAATCAAGGCAATTTAACATGTAAAGAAGTTATTGTGGCTACTGGACCGTTTCACATCCCATACACACCGATGTTTCACAACAAACTTTCCAAGGATATTTTTCAAATACATAGTAATTATTATAAAAATCCAGAGCAATTACAAAAAGGAGCTACTTTAGTTGTTGGTGGTGGCGATAGTGGTTTTCAAATTTTAGATGAAATTTCTAAAAACACTTCAGAAACCACCTATTTTTCTGGAGACACCAACATAAGAACCTTGCCTCAAGAAATTTTAGGCAAAACACTTTGGTGGTGGTTTACCGTAACTGGTTTTTTAAGTTTTAGTAAAAACTCATGGATAGGTAAAAAGATTAGCAAATCTAAACAACCCATAATTGGCACCGATGTAAAATCAATCATTAATCGGGATAATGTTGTCCCTGTTGGTTATACTTTAGATGCTGATGACAATACAATTAAAACATCAAAAAAAACACTTAAAGATGTTAAAAATATTGTTTGGGCAACAGGCTACAAACCCAATTTTAATTGGATAAAAAACATTGAACTCACTAACGATGGTTATCCAAAACATCATCGTGGTATTAGTACTACTAAAGGATTATATTTTATTGGTTTGCCTTGGTTGCATACACGTGGTTCTGCAACTTTAGGTGGCATAAAAAAGGATGCTAACTATTTAGCTGAAAAGATTTTATAA
- a CDS encoding exodeoxyribonuclease III, which produces MKIISYNVNGIRAAIRKGFADWLKTANPDVICIQETKALKEQVDVVVLEEAGYKYHYWFSAEKKGYSGVAIFCKEEPNHVEYGTGIQSMDTEGRNLRVDFDDISIMSLYLPSGTNIARLEHKLDYMAMFQEYVNTLKQDYPNLVICGDYNICHEAIDIHDPVRNKNTSGFLPVEREWIGNFIDSGFIDSFRFFNKEPHHYSWWSYRANARANNKGWRIDYAMVANPLQEKLKRGVILPEAKHSDHCPIMVELEH; this is translated from the coding sequence TTGAAAATAATTTCATACAACGTAAATGGCATTCGTGCCGCTATAAGAAAAGGGTTTGCCGATTGGTTAAAAACTGCTAATCCAGATGTTATTTGTATTCAAGAAACAAAAGCCCTAAAAGAACAGGTTGATGTTGTCGTTTTGGAAGAAGCGGGTTATAAATATCATTATTGGTTTTCTGCCGAGAAAAAAGGTTATAGTGGTGTGGCTATTTTTTGTAAAGAAGAACCAAATCATGTAGAATACGGAACAGGAATTCAATCTATGGATACCGAAGGAAGAAATCTAAGAGTAGATTTTGATGATATTTCTATTATGAGTTTGTATTTACCTTCGGGAACTAACATTGCAAGATTAGAGCATAAGTTAGACTATATGGCTATGTTTCAAGAGTATGTAAATACCTTAAAGCAAGATTATCCTAACTTAGTTATTTGTGGCGACTATAATATTTGTCATGAAGCAATAGATATTCACGATCCTGTGAGGAACAAAAATACGTCTGGTTTTTTGCCTGTAGAGCGTGAGTGGATAGGCAATTTTATAGATAGTGGTTTTATAGATTCGTTTAGATTTTTTAATAAAGAACCACATCATTACAGTTGGTGGAGTTATCGTGCCAATGCAAGAGCTAACAATAAAGGTTGGCGAATAGATTATGCTATGGTGGCAAATCCATTACAAGAAAAACTTAAACGAGGCGTTATATTGCCTGAAGCAAAACATAGTGACCATTGCCCCATAATGGTTGAATTAGAACATTAA
- a CDS encoding OmpA family protein, translating to MKKQLATSLLGVILVTSCVSPKVYKDLESKYATLKKENKALAEENEGLLNKATTTENELSQLQQAYDEAIAERDQYQQDYKAAKTNLDNLKASYEALEKNSSASIAKNAQKNRELLAQLEAKETALAAENARLEKLKRELEERSNRVAELESVIAAKDEAMTKLKDAISSALTDFEGKGLTVEQRDGKVYVSMENKLLFQSGSWAVGSKGTQAVKQLGAVLADNPDIAILIEGHTDNVPYSGRGQLTSNWDLSTKRATAIVNILRKNPSIDPSNLTAAGRGEFAPVASNETPEGRAKNRRIEVILTPKLDEVSKLLNDI from the coding sequence ATGAAAAAACAACTTGCAACATCTTTATTAGGCGTTATTTTAGTAACCTCTTGTGTGTCTCCTAAAGTTTATAAAGATTTGGAGAGTAAGTATGCTACCTTAAAAAAAGAGAATAAAGCACTTGCTGAAGAAAACGAAGGCCTGTTAAATAAAGCAACAACAACAGAAAACGAGCTGTCGCAGCTTCAACAAGCTTACGATGAAGCCATAGCAGAAAGAGATCAATATCAACAAGATTATAAGGCAGCAAAAACAAATTTAGATAATCTAAAGGCATCTTATGAAGCCTTAGAGAAAAACAGTTCTGCATCTATCGCAAAAAACGCACAAAAAAACAGAGAGCTTTTAGCACAATTAGAAGCTAAGGAAACTGCTTTAGCTGCCGAGAATGCTAGATTAGAAAAACTTAAGAGAGAATTAGAAGAACGCTCTAATCGTGTGGCGGAACTTGAAAGTGTTATTGCAGCAAAAGATGAAGCTATGACAAAGCTAAAAGACGCTATTTCTTCGGCCTTAACCGATTTTGAAGGTAAAGGATTAACCGTTGAGCAACGCGATGGAAAAGTATATGTGTCTATGGAGAATAAACTCTTATTTCAATCAGGAAGTTGGGCTGTAGGCAGTAAAGGAACTCAAGCTGTAAAGCAATTAGGAGCTGTTTTGGCAGATAATCCAGATATCGCTATTCTTATAGAAGGTCACACCGATAATGTGCCATATTCTGGACGAGGGCAATTAACCAGTAATTGGGATTTATCAACTAAAAGAGCTACGGCTATTGTTAATATTTTAAGAAAGAACCCAAGTATTGACCCTAGTAATTTAACAGCAGCTGGTCGAGGAGAATTTGCGCCTGTTGCAAGCAATGAAACCCCAGAAGGACGTGCAAAAAATAGACGAATAGAAGTTATTTTAACGCCAAAGTTAGATGAGGTGTCAAAACTCTTAAACGATATTTAA
- a CDS encoding aldo/keto reductase gives MKYTTLPNTNINVSKICLGTMTWGNQNTQEEGFQQMNFALERGVNFFDTAELYPVPACAETYAETERIIGNWFQKNGKRDKVILATKIAGNGDYTAHIRTNGFSKEALNNAVDNSLKRLKTDYIDLYQLHWPERDTNTFGTRDFKYNPNDKWEDNFQEVLQSLQEIVTSGKVRQIGISNEKAWGAMRYLEEAKQYNLPRVITIQNPYSLLNRTFEGDLAEVSIRENMGLLAYSPMGFGVLSGKYIKGLDNENSRLNKFSRYTRYSSKMATLATEKYMAISKKYGLSMAKMALAFVNQQSFITSNIIGATNINQLEENINSIHISLDSEILHEINEVHAEIPNPAP, from the coding sequence ATGAAATACACCACACTACCTAATACCAATATAAACGTTAGTAAAATATGTTTAGGAACCATGACTTGGGGTAATCAAAACACTCAAGAAGAAGGTTTCCAGCAAATGAATTTTGCTTTAGAAAGAGGCGTTAATTTTTTTGATACAGCTGAGCTTTATCCAGTACCAGCATGTGCCGAAACATATGCTGAAACCGAACGTATTATTGGTAATTGGTTTCAAAAAAACGGTAAACGAGACAAGGTTATTCTTGCAACTAAAATAGCTGGAAATGGCGATTATACAGCCCATATACGAACCAATGGATTTTCCAAAGAAGCGTTAAACAATGCTGTGGATAACAGTTTAAAAAGACTGAAAACAGATTATATTGATTTATATCAACTACATTGGCCAGAACGCGATACCAATACATTCGGCACACGTGATTTTAAATACAACCCTAATGATAAGTGGGAAGATAATTTTCAAGAGGTTCTTCAATCGCTTCAAGAGATAGTAACATCTGGAAAAGTAAGGCAGATAGGAATATCAAATGAAAAAGCCTGGGGAGCTATGCGCTATTTAGAAGAAGCTAAACAATATAATTTACCAAGAGTTATCACTATTCAAAATCCGTATTCACTTTTAAATAGAACTTTTGAAGGCGATTTAGCAGAAGTTTCCATAAGAGAAAACATGGGGCTTTTGGCTTATTCTCCAATGGGATTTGGAGTGCTTTCAGGGAAGTATATTAAAGGACTTGATAATGAGAACTCAAGATTGAATAAATTTTCAAGGTATACAAGGTATAGTAGTAAGATGGCAACCTTGGCAACCGAAAAATATATGGCTATTTCAAAAAAATATGGATTATCTATGGCGAAAATGGCATTAGCTTTTGTAAATCAGCAATCATTTATAACCTCTAATATTATAGGGGCTACAAATATCAATCAGTTAGAAGAGAACATTAATAGCATCCATATTTCGCTAGATTCTGAAATCCTGCATGAGATTAACGAGGTTCATGCCGAAATACCTAATCCAGCACCCTAG